Proteins from one Pseudodesulfovibrio hydrargyri genomic window:
- a CDS encoding DNA translocase FtsK, producing MARRRKTTVKTEKGKGRGNEFIGLFFLFLSAFLFLSILSFSPGDPSFNQAVTSGRKVQNVVGYAGSYCAGFLVEMFGMGAVFWPLYFLYLGLIRFVARLKLSPLRWLGLVGLFVAFEAWTMHPWFFTVPEDAYGLIGSGFFGRSIITKYTMPYLRPVGTFLLWLFVTIISLQAVIGFTWDSVWALLLRWWGILRRKTAVRAEKWAEKRAERREAKELAREQEPESVEEDMGLQFVDLDAGEEDRPVKAPKSVQPAKPKSKPDPAKPAAAKAPAGPGGLPSPELLTAPPAQKTSQTPAVLQPLADRLKECLNDFNVQGEMQRVVPGPVVTMFEFKPAPGIKVSKIEGLTDDIALALRAESVRIEAPIPGKDSVGVEIPNIEREMVYLREILESKEFTGSKSPLTLALGKDIQGATKVADLARMPHLLVAGATGAGKSVGINGFLLSLLYKAGPEDVKLLLVDPKRIELAPYADLPHLVHPVVTDMNMAKSALEWAVFEMDCRYEKMAQLGVRNIEGYNKKLEEFGDNVPEEFEHMTHMPYLVIIIDELADLMMTAAKDVEQCIVRLAQLARAAGIHMILATQRPSVDVVTGLIKANFPTRISFFVTSKFDSRTILDAVGAERLLGKGDMLFKPSGGKLKRMHGAYVDETEIAHVVDFWKDAVPQEFDLDFSDWSPNAGNEAGPGGVGNSGDPVYDEAVQFVLSQGKASISLLQRRLRIGFNRAARFIEQMEMDGILGPQDGSKPRKVIKPE from the coding sequence ATGGCGAGACGACGGAAAACCACGGTCAAGACGGAGAAGGGAAAGGGACGCGGCAACGAGTTCATCGGGCTGTTCTTTCTCTTTCTCTCCGCTTTCCTTTTCTTAAGCATCCTTTCCTTCAGCCCCGGCGACCCAAGCTTCAACCAGGCCGTCACCTCCGGGCGGAAGGTCCAGAACGTGGTTGGCTACGCGGGATCCTATTGCGCCGGCTTCCTGGTGGAGATGTTCGGCATGGGGGCCGTGTTCTGGCCCCTGTATTTCCTCTATCTCGGCCTGATCCGGTTCGTGGCCCGGCTGAAGCTCTCGCCCCTGCGCTGGCTGGGCCTCGTCGGCCTGTTCGTGGCTTTCGAGGCCTGGACCATGCACCCGTGGTTCTTCACCGTGCCCGAGGACGCCTACGGTCTCATCGGTTCCGGGTTCTTCGGCCGGTCCATCATCACTAAATATACCATGCCGTACCTACGGCCCGTGGGCACGTTCCTGCTCTGGCTGTTCGTGACCATCATCTCCCTGCAGGCCGTGATCGGCTTCACCTGGGACTCGGTCTGGGCGCTGCTGCTCCGTTGGTGGGGAATCCTCCGCCGGAAGACGGCCGTGCGGGCCGAAAAGTGGGCCGAGAAACGGGCCGAGCGCCGCGAGGCCAAGGAATTGGCCAGGGAGCAGGAGCCGGAATCTGTGGAAGAGGACATGGGCCTTCAGTTCGTGGACCTCGATGCCGGGGAGGAGGATCGTCCTGTCAAGGCACCCAAATCGGTCCAACCCGCCAAGCCCAAGTCCAAGCCCGACCCGGCCAAACCGGCGGCGGCCAAGGCGCCGGCGGGCCCGGGCGGCCTGCCCAGCCCGGAGCTGCTCACCGCGCCGCCCGCCCAGAAGACCTCCCAGACCCCGGCCGTGCTCCAGCCCCTGGCTGACCGGTTGAAGGAATGCCTGAACGATTTCAACGTCCAGGGCGAGATGCAGCGGGTGGTCCCCGGCCCGGTGGTGACCATGTTCGAGTTCAAGCCCGCGCCCGGCATCAAGGTTTCCAAGATCGAGGGGCTGACCGACGACATCGCCTTGGCCCTGCGCGCCGAGTCCGTGCGCATCGAGGCCCCCATCCCGGGCAAGGACAGCGTGGGCGTGGAGATTCCGAACATCGAGCGGGAGATGGTCTACCTGCGCGAAATCCTGGAATCCAAGGAATTCACCGGCTCCAAATCCCCGCTGACCCTGGCGCTGGGCAAGGACATCCAAGGGGCCACCAAGGTGGCCGACCTGGCGCGTATGCCCCATCTGCTGGTGGCGGGCGCCACCGGCGCGGGCAAGTCCGTGGGCATCAACGGGTTCCTTCTTTCCCTGCTGTACAAGGCCGGACCCGAGGATGTGAAGCTTCTTCTGGTGGACCCCAAACGCATCGAGTTGGCACCGTATGCGGACCTGCCGCATTTGGTCCACCCCGTGGTCACGGACATGAACATGGCAAAGAGCGCCCTGGAGTGGGCGGTCTTCGAGATGGACTGCCGTTACGAGAAGATGGCCCAGCTCGGCGTGCGCAATATAGAGGGATACAACAAGAAGCTCGAGGAGTTTGGCGACAACGTGCCCGAGGAATTCGAGCACATGACCCACATGCCGTACCTGGTCATCATCATCGACGAACTCGCCGACCTGATGATGACTGCGGCCAAAGACGTGGAGCAGTGCATCGTGCGCCTGGCCCAGCTGGCCCGAGCCGCGGGCATCCACATGATCCTGGCCACCCAGCGGCCCAGCGTGGACGTGGTCACCGGCCTGATCAAGGCCAACTTCCCCACGCGCATCTCCTTTTTTGTGACTTCCAAGTTCGACTCCCGGACCATCCTTGATGCCGTGGGCGCGGAGCGGCTGCTGGGCAAGGGCGACATGCTCTTCAAGCCGAGCGGCGGCAAGCTCAAGCGGATGCACGGCGCGTACGTGGACGAGACGGAAATTGCGCATGTGGTCGATTTCTGGAAGGACGCCGTGCCCCAGGAATTCGATCTCGATTTCAGCGACTGGAGCCCCAATGCGGGCAATGAAGCGGGTCCCGGCGGGGTCGGCAACTCGGGTGATCCCGTTTACGACGAAGCGGTACAGTTCGTGCTCTCCCAGGGCAAGGCGTCCATATCTCTGTTGCAGCGCAGGCTGCGCATCGGGTTCAACCGCGCGGCCCGGTTCATCGAGCAGATGGAAATGGACGGCATCCTCGGCCCTCAGGATGGAAGCAAGCCTCGCAAGGTCATCAAGCCGGAATAA
- a CDS encoding LolA family protein: MSRFFAALFAMVSLLLVPAFTGAVEAIPPQDLPDLIQKRYETLKTFRADFTQELTNVASGEVEKREGKIWFRQPSQVRWETTAPEKELLVVGPKFAWDYIPDEELAIKYGVTALLDSKTILRFLSGQANIKEDFVVRTEWPGADEVRSRWGKDLTVLQLVPKEAEPGMVLAFVGVEPATGLLRQVMIVDFYGNGNEVKLSNVEIDVDLAKDMFSFTPPEGTQVEDNTQGL, from the coding sequence ATGTCTAGATTTTTCGCCGCCCTTTTCGCCATGGTATCCCTGCTCTTGGTCCCGGCCTTTACCGGAGCGGTCGAAGCGATTCCGCCCCAGGATTTGCCGGATTTGATTCAGAAGCGATACGAGACCCTTAAAACATTTCGGGCCGATTTCACCCAGGAGCTGACCAATGTGGCCAGCGGCGAGGTGGAGAAGCGCGAGGGCAAGATCTGGTTCCGCCAGCCTTCCCAGGTACGCTGGGAAACCACGGCCCCGGAAAAGGAACTGCTCGTGGTCGGGCCCAAGTTCGCCTGGGACTACATCCCGGACGAGGAACTGGCCATCAAGTACGGGGTCACGGCGCTGCTCGATTCCAAGACCATCCTGCGCTTCCTCTCGGGCCAGGCCAACATCAAGGAGGACTTCGTGGTCCGGACCGAATGGCCGGGCGCGGATGAGGTCCGGTCCCGGTGGGGCAAAGACCTGACCGTGCTGCAGCTGGTGCCCAAGGAGGCCGAGCCGGGCATGGTCCTGGCCTTTGTCGGCGTGGAACCGGCCACGGGGCTGCTCAGGCAGGTGATGATCGTGGATTTCTACGGCAACGGCAACGAGGTCAAGCTGTCCAATGTGGAGATAGACGTGGACCTGGCCAAGGACATGTTCTCCTTCACCCCGCCCGAGGGCACGCAGGTGGAGGACAACACCCAGGGGCTCTAG
- a CDS encoding pseudouridine synthase produces the protein MPNAPSDTIRLNKFIAQCGVASRRGADDMVFAGRVTVNGKTVDSPGLQVDPATDAVAVDGKTIGLKTSAGELTLMLHKPVETVTTASDPQGRQTVIDLLPPEIRRKRPFPVGRLDFFSEGLLLLTTDGDLCYRLTHPKYHLPKVYVVTIRGSVPQKAVQAMRNGMTLKEGEKLAPAKVRLKKPIAGTQQLEITLIQGVNRQIRRMCDEFGLTILRLRRVQQGPVTLGSLKPGAWRELTAEETAALKKEVGL, from the coding sequence ATGCCCAACGCCCCTTCCGACACCATACGACTGAACAAATTCATCGCCCAGTGCGGCGTCGCGTCCCGGCGCGGCGCCGACGACATGGTCTTTGCCGGACGGGTGACCGTCAACGGCAAGACCGTTGACTCCCCCGGGCTCCAGGTCGATCCGGCCACCGACGCGGTGGCCGTTGACGGAAAAACCATCGGCCTGAAGACGAGCGCTGGCGAACTGACCCTCATGCTCCACAAGCCGGTGGAGACCGTGACCACGGCCAGCGACCCCCAGGGCCGCCAGACCGTCATCGACCTTCTGCCCCCCGAAATCCGCAGGAAGCGCCCCTTTCCGGTGGGCAGGCTGGACTTCTTTTCCGAGGGGCTGCTCCTGCTGACCACGGATGGCGACCTCTGTTACCGGCTGACCCACCCCAAATACCACCTTCCCAAAGTCTATGTCGTGACCATCCGGGGCTCGGTACCGCAAAAGGCGGTGCAGGCCATGCGCAATGGCATGACCCTGAAGGAAGGCGAAAAGCTCGCCCCGGCCAAGGTGCGCCTGAAGAAGCCCATTGCCGGAACGCAACAGCTTGAGATTACGCTTATTCAGGGCGTGAACCGGCAGATTCGCCGAATGTGCGACGAGTTCGGGCTGACCATCCTGCGGCTAAGGCGCGTGCAGCAGGGGCCGGTGACCCTCGGCAGCCTCAAGCCCGGCGCGTGGCGCGAGCTGACCGCCGAAGAAACGGCGGCTCTGAAGAAAGAGGTCGGCCTCTAG
- the yedF gene encoding sulfurtransferase-like selenium metabolism protein YedF — translation MTDISLDCKGLPCPQPVLRCKETVEKDGPARLVVIVDNEPAKENVSRFLTMQDYAVQAEKSGPDFIVTGLREHGAECEECAVMTEAELENVDKDKILVFVPTDVIGSGDDTLGGNLMYNFMVTLKELGDELWRIILVNGGVKLAVPGSRCLEELQKLEQSGVSILVCGTCLEFFGLTDKRAVGDVTNMLDVVTSFQLATKSIQV, via the coding sequence ATGACTGACATTTCCCTCGATTGCAAAGGCCTCCCCTGCCCCCAGCCCGTGCTCCGCTGCAAGGAGACCGTGGAAAAGGACGGCCCGGCCCGACTGGTGGTCATCGTCGACAACGAACCGGCCAAGGAGAACGTCTCCCGTTTCCTGACCATGCAGGACTACGCCGTACAGGCGGAAAAGTCCGGCCCGGATTTCATCGTTACCGGCCTGCGCGAACACGGGGCCGAATGCGAGGAATGCGCGGTCATGACCGAGGCCGAGCTCGAGAATGTGGACAAGGACAAGATTCTGGTCTTCGTACCCACGGACGTCATCGGCTCGGGCGACGATACGCTGGGCGGCAACCTGATGTACAATTTCATGGTCACCCTCAAGGAGCTGGGCGACGAGCTGTGGCGCATCATCCTGGTCAACGGCGGCGTGAAGCTGGCCGTGCCCGGCAGCCGCTGCCTGGAGGAACTCCAGAAGCTCGAGCAGAGCGGCGTGTCCATCCTGGTCTGCGGCACCTGCCTGGAGTTCTTCGGCCTGACCGACAAGCGGGCCGTGGGCGACGTGACCAACATGCTCGACGTGGTCACCAGCTTCCAGCTTGCCACCAAGTCCATTCAGGTCTAG
- a CDS encoding lysophospholipid acyltransferase family protein: MKIPIDPAAFAPLIAWLFKLWVRTIRFEPEGCTEFAELNKKGQPLVVALWHGEIFPVTAFGHTLTTHLVTFVSQSKDGEVIARMLERIGHTTVRGSSTRGGVRALLKAKRIMEQENRMAVFTIDGPKGPRHKAKDGVIFLAQRAGAKIVPIRAFPERRKVFEKSWDRFVLPMPFTRCPVRIGEPMAVTTEKLTEEVMARETARLEARMHELKPEQ; encoded by the coding sequence ATGAAAATACCGATTGATCCCGCCGCGTTCGCGCCCCTCATCGCCTGGCTGTTCAAGTTGTGGGTGCGGACCATCCGTTTCGAGCCGGAGGGTTGTACCGAATTCGCCGAGTTGAACAAGAAGGGCCAGCCCCTGGTGGTTGCCCTGTGGCATGGCGAAATCTTCCCGGTGACCGCCTTCGGCCATACCCTGACCACGCATCTGGTCACCTTTGTCAGCCAGTCCAAGGACGGCGAGGTCATTGCCCGGATGCTGGAGCGGATCGGCCATACCACGGTGCGCGGGTCAAGCACCCGGGGCGGGGTGCGGGCCCTGCTCAAGGCCAAACGGATCATGGAACAGGAAAACCGCATGGCCGTGTTCACCATAGACGGGCCCAAGGGCCCCCGGCACAAGGCCAAAGACGGCGTCATCTTCCTGGCCCAGCGGGCCGGGGCCAAGATCGTTCCCATTCGCGCCTTTCCCGAACGTCGAAAGGTCTTCGAGAAATCCTGGGACCGGTTCGTCCTGCCCATGCCGTTCACCCGCTGTCCGGTCCGCATCGGCGAGCCCATGGCCGTGACCACTGAGAAACTGACCGAAGAGGTCATGGCCCGTGAAACCGCCCGCCTCGAAGCCCGCATGCACGAGTTGAAGCCGGAGCAATAG
- the gcvT gene encoding glycine cleavage system aminomethyltransferase GcvT, giving the protein MENLETTPLTQWHRENGAKMAPFAGFDMPVQYKGIIIEHKHTREKAGIFDICHMGEFKLSGKDAKDGLNKIVSHDLDTLAPGKCRYGFLLNASGGINDDLIVYCLAEDEYMLVVNGACRQKDFDHIAANLPGGLSFTDISDGTGKIDVQGPESLDVLNDLFDSKWNHLKYFNFEQTEALGFPMIVSRTGYTGELGYELYLPADKALGIWEKLMADERVEPVGLGARDTLRLEIGYPLYGQDLDEQRTPVEAGAGFFLKKESGYIGKSGLGRVDETLIPLTIDGRRTARHNDEVCLPGGEKTGIITSGSFAPSLGHCIALAYVRAEDADKDTFIIKTARAELEAKKTALPFYKEGTARMKTE; this is encoded by the coding sequence TTGGAAAACCTGGAAACCACCCCGCTCACCCAGTGGCACCGGGAAAACGGTGCCAAGATGGCCCCGTTCGCCGGTTTCGACATGCCGGTGCAGTATAAGGGCATTATTATCGAACACAAGCATACCCGCGAAAAGGCGGGTATCTTCGACATCTGCCACATGGGCGAGTTCAAGCTCTCGGGCAAGGACGCCAAGGACGGGTTGAACAAGATCGTCAGCCACGACCTGGACACGCTGGCTCCGGGAAAATGCCGGTACGGCTTCCTGCTCAATGCCTCGGGCGGCATCAACGACGACCTGATCGTCTACTGCCTGGCCGAGGACGAGTACATGCTCGTGGTCAACGGCGCGTGCCGCCAGAAGGACTTCGACCACATCGCGGCCAACCTGCCCGGCGGCCTGTCCTTCACGGACATCAGCGACGGGACCGGCAAGATCGACGTGCAGGGTCCCGAGAGTCTGGACGTGCTCAACGACCTCTTTGACTCCAAATGGAATCATCTGAAATATTTCAATTTCGAGCAGACCGAGGCGCTCGGTTTCCCGATGATCGTCAGCCGCACCGGGTATACGGGCGAGCTGGGCTACGAACTCTACCTGCCCGCTGACAAGGCCCTGGGCATCTGGGAAAAGCTCATGGCGGACGAGCGCGTGGAGCCGGTCGGCCTGGGCGCGCGCGACACCCTGCGCCTGGAAATCGGCTATCCGCTATACGGCCAGGACCTGGACGAGCAGCGCACCCCGGTTGAGGCCGGCGCCGGCTTCTTCCTCAAGAAGGAATCCGGGTACATCGGCAAGTCCGGCCTGGGCCGGGTGGACGAGACCCTGATCCCCCTGACCATCGATGGCCGCCGCACGGCCCGGCACAATGACGAGGTCTGCCTGCCCGGCGGCGAAAAGACCGGCATCATCACCAGCGGCTCCTTTGCCCCGAGCCTGGGCCATTGCATCGCCCTGGCCTATGTGCGGGCCGAGGACGCGGACAAGGACACCTTCATCATCAAGACCGCCCGCGCCGAACTGGAAGCGAAAAAGACGGCCCTGCCCTTCTACAAGGAAGGCACGGCCCGCATGAAGACCGAGTAG
- a CDS encoding DUF6485 family protein has protein sequence MKKKDQCPRSKINEQYCTCTYNCDKHGICCECLHYHRQRGELPGCYFTKEEEKTYNRSVEFFIQRRS, from the coding sequence ATGAAGAAGAAGGATCAATGCCCGCGATCGAAAATCAACGAGCAATATTGTACCTGCACCTATAATTGCGACAAGCACGGCATTTGTTGCGAGTGTCTGCATTACCATCGGCAACGGGGCGAGCTGCCCGGCTGTTATTTTACCAAGGAAGAGGAAAAGACCTATAACCGGTCCGTGGAATTCTTCATCCAGCGCAGGAGCTGA
- a CDS encoding inositol monophosphatase family protein has translation MTRDFDAARIMEGVAAIADRAGDIVREGAAHGHKVRHKGRIDLVTETDLAVEAMLKDELAALLPGSDFLAEETAKDTEPGELTWIIDPVDGTTNFAHGLPFVANSIALWRRDRVVLGMVNMPLTGERFTAVAGQGAFLNGKSIAVTGEADLEQCVLGTGFPYDIDTHLEDILKNLRTLLPRTQGIRRAGAAAVDLAFVACGRLDGFYERALNPWDTAAGLLLVNEAGGRVSEYDAAVPYSFKSRCILATNGRIHGELSGLLTRG, from the coding sequence ATGACCCGTGATTTCGATGCCGCACGCATCATGGAGGGGGTGGCCGCCATCGCGGACAGGGCCGGCGACATCGTTCGCGAAGGCGCGGCCCATGGGCATAAGGTCCGCCACAAGGGGCGCATCGATCTGGTCACCGAAACCGACCTGGCCGTGGAGGCCATGCTCAAGGACGAACTGGCCGCGCTGTTGCCCGGATCGGACTTTCTGGCCGAAGAGACGGCCAAGGACACGGAGCCCGGGGAACTGACCTGGATCATCGACCCGGTGGACGGGACCACGAATTTCGCCCACGGCCTGCCCTTCGTGGCCAATTCCATAGCCCTGTGGCGTCGCGACCGGGTGGTTCTGGGCATGGTCAACATGCCGCTCACGGGCGAGCGGTTCACCGCGGTGGCGGGGCAGGGGGCCTTCCTGAACGGAAAATCCATTGCAGTGACCGGCGAGGCGGACCTGGAGCAATGCGTGCTGGGCACGGGCTTTCCCTATGACATCGACACGCATCTCGAAGATATTCTCAAGAATCTCAGAACCCTGCTGCCCCGGACGCAGGGCATCCGGCGGGCTGGCGCGGCGGCCGTGGACCTGGCCTTCGTGGCCTGCGGGCGGCTTGACGGTTTTTACGAGCGCGCCCTGAACCCCTGGGACACGGCGGCCGGACTGCTGCTCGTCAATGAGGCGGGCGGCAGGGTGTCCGAGTACGACGCGGCCGTGCCGTACTCCTTCAAGTCGCGTTGCATCCTGGCCACCAACGGCCGGATTCACGGGGAACTGAGCGGACTGCTGACCCGGGGTTAG
- a CDS encoding NUDIX hydrolase — MTFQQDTLERDTDHLIEVIDRSNRPLAVLSKRTVHRQLLMHRSVQVLVFNPEKKIFLQKRNSNKMFFPGRWDISARTHPRAGESTFDAAVRALREELNLEIDHPQLVRELPAGPETGFEHVSLFEVTKNTLPVVPNSDVVSEGFYYSREELTCLIKEFRELLTPNLVILWESGLLVPA; from the coding sequence ATGACCTTTCAGCAAGACACCCTCGAACGCGACACGGATCACCTGATCGAAGTCATCGACCGGAGCAACCGCCCGCTGGCCGTGCTCTCCAAGCGCACCGTGCACCGGCAGTTGCTGATGCACCGTTCGGTGCAGGTACTCGTCTTCAATCCCGAAAAAAAGATATTTCTGCAAAAACGCAACTCCAACAAGATGTTCTTTCCCGGCCGTTGGGACATCTCCGCCCGGACACACCCCCGGGCCGGGGAATCCACCTTTGACGCGGCCGTCCGAGCCCTACGGGAGGAGCTGAACCTGGAGATCGACCATCCACAGCTCGTCCGGGAACTGCCCGCCGGGCCGGAGACCGGCTTCGAGCATGTCTCCCTGTTCGAGGTGACCAAGAACACCCTGCCCGTGGTGCCCAATAGCGACGTGGTCTCCGAAGGATTCTACTATTCGCGGGAAGAACTGACCTGTCTGATCAAGGAATTCCGCGAGCTGCTCACGCCCAACCTCGTCATCCTCTGGGAATCCGGCCTTCTGGTCCCGGCCTAA
- the rimI gene encoding ribosomal protein S18-alanine N-acetyltransferase, with amino-acid sequence MTDEVVGLGEPDIRDLMELEALCFAYHWTREQFLLGLEGEAFKVIGVRRDGVLAGYMAFSLIADEMEILNLAVHPEYRRQGLGEALLSRSLEISEANGTTKSFLDVKISNDPALALYRKFGYKKIGVRKKYYPDTKEDALLLRYDFPQHEA; translated from the coding sequence ATGACGGACGAGGTGGTCGGGTTGGGGGAACCGGATATCCGGGATCTCATGGAGCTCGAAGCGTTGTGCTTTGCCTACCACTGGACCAGGGAGCAGTTCCTGCTCGGCCTGGAGGGAGAGGCGTTCAAGGTTATTGGTGTGCGCCGCGACGGCGTGCTCGCGGGGTACATGGCCTTTTCCCTCATTGCGGACGAAATGGAAATCCTCAACCTGGCCGTGCACCCCGAATACCGCAGGCAGGGACTGGGCGAGGCGTTGCTGTCCAGGAGCCTTGAGATCAGCGAGGCCAACGGCACGACCAAGAGTTTTCTGGATGTGAAGATCTCCAATGATCCGGCCTTGGCTTTGTACCGCAAGTTCGGATACAAGAAGATTGGCGTAAGAAAGAAATATTACCCGGACACCAAGGAAGACGCACTGTTGCTCCGGTACGACTTCCCACAACACGAAGCATGA
- a CDS encoding phosphoglycerate kinase, whose translation MLFIDQVDIAGKKILFRVDFNVPIEDGVITDDNRIRAALPTIQYALDKGASVILCAHLGKPKGKVVPELSLGPVANRTGELLGRGVALVPGRIGDQAVKMAADLAPGQVIMLDNLRFNPEETGKTPEERGDFGKLLASLADVYVNDAFGVAHRENASVVDVPRFAKVCCAGFLLKREYEYLGEALKDPKRPYVCVSGGAKVSTKLGILNNLLGKVDDIIIGGAMANTFLLAQGHEVGQSLAEPDLVDAAKGIMAKAKSMGSTLHLPVDFRYAKTPKAKQAEGVCKADAIPADALVLDIGPETITDFVAVLERAKTIVWNGPMGLFETTAFAKGSLAVCKAIAGLDDALTIVGGGDTDAVVHMMQLDDKFSFISTGGGSFLEFLEGKELPAFKALKECMK comes from the coding sequence ATGCTGTTTATCGATCAGGTTGATATCGCTGGTAAAAAAATACTGTTCAGGGTGGACTTCAACGTCCCCATCGAGGACGGCGTGATCACCGACGACAACCGCATCCGGGCGGCACTGCCGACCATCCAGTACGCCCTGGACAAAGGTGCCTCGGTCATCCTCTGCGCCCATCTGGGCAAACCCAAGGGCAAAGTCGTGCCCGAACTTTCTCTGGGGCCGGTGGCCAACCGCACCGGCGAACTCCTCGGCAGGGGGGTGGCCCTGGTGCCGGGCCGCATCGGCGATCAGGCCGTGAAGATGGCCGCCGATTTAGCGCCGGGCCAGGTGATCATGCTCGACAACCTGCGCTTCAATCCCGAGGAGACCGGCAAGACCCCGGAAGAGCGGGGCGATTTCGGCAAGCTGCTGGCTTCCCTGGCCGACGTCTACGTCAATGACGCCTTTGGCGTGGCCCATCGCGAGAACGCCTCGGTGGTGGACGTGCCCCGGTTCGCCAAGGTCTGCTGCGCCGGGTTCCTGCTCAAGCGGGAGTACGAATATCTCGGCGAGGCCCTGAAGGATCCCAAGCGGCCTTACGTCTGCGTCTCCGGCGGCGCCAAGGTCTCAACCAAACTGGGAATATTGAATAATCTTCTCGGCAAGGTGGACGACATCATCATCGGCGGAGCCATGGCCAACACCTTCCTGCTGGCCCAGGGCCATGAGGTCGGCCAGTCCCTGGCGGAACCGGATTTGGTGGACGCGGCAAAAGGGATCATGGCCAAGGCCAAGTCCATGGGCTCGACCCTGCACCTGCCCGTGGACTTCCGCTATGCCAAGACGCCCAAGGCCAAGCAGGCCGAAGGGGTCTGCAAGGCGGACGCCATCCCGGCGGACGCCTTGGTCCTGGATATCGGGCCCGAGACCATCACCGACTTTGTCGCCGTGCTTGAGCGGGCCAAGACGATTGTCTGGAACGGCCCCATGGGGCTGTTCGAGACCACGGCTTTCGCCAAGGGCTCACTGGCGGTCTGCAAGGCCATCGCCGGACTGGATGACGCCCTGACCATTGTCGGCGGCGGGGACACGGATGCGGTGGTGCACATGATGCAACTCGATGATAAGTTTAGCTTTATTTCGACAGGTGGCGGTTCTTTCCTGGAATTCCTCGAAGGCAAGGAGCTTCCGGCCTTCAAAGCCTTAAAGGAGTGCATGAAATAA
- the tpiA gene encoding triose-phosphate isomerase — MKKLMAANWKMYKTWDEARGTAEELVGLAAGKLPADREVLVFPPFTALKAVGDVLGPVAGFSAGGQDYYIQEEGAFTGEIAPKMLKDAGASFGLTGHSERRHVLGENDEYVGAKTAYGLKEGLKVILCIGELIEERKAGRVHEVLERQLRAGLKDVPTDIDPERLSVAYEPVWAIGTGEVAGPAEIVEAHEFTRKILVSIFWKKANEMRILYGGSVKPGNCAEIIALDNVDGVLVGGASLQGQSFSEIVLA; from the coding sequence ATGAAAAAGTTGATGGCAGCCAACTGGAAGATGTACAAGACCTGGGACGAAGCCCGGGGCACGGCGGAAGAGCTGGTCGGCCTGGCCGCGGGAAAGCTCCCGGCGGACCGCGAGGTGCTCGTCTTTCCGCCCTTCACCGCACTCAAAGCCGTGGGCGACGTCTTAGGCCCGGTGGCCGGGTTCTCGGCCGGGGGCCAAGACTATTATATACAGGAGGAGGGCGCCTTCACCGGCGAGATCGCTCCGAAGATGCTCAAGGACGCGGGCGCTTCCTTCGGCCTGACCGGTCATTCCGAGCGCAGACACGTGCTCGGCGAGAACGATGAATATGTGGGGGCCAAGACCGCCTACGGGCTCAAGGAAGGGCTCAAGGTCATCCTGTGCATCGGCGAGCTCATCGAGGAGCGCAAGGCGGGCCGCGTCCATGAGGTTCTCGAGCGCCAGCTGCGGGCCGGGCTCAAGGACGTCCCGACGGACATCGACCCCGAGCGGCTGTCTGTGGCCTATGAACCTGTCTGGGCCATCGGCACCGGCGAAGTGGCCGGGCCGGCGGAAATCGTCGAGGCGCACGAGTTCACCCGGAAAATTCTTGTTTCCATCTTTTGGAAAAAAGCAAATGAAATGAGGATATTATATGGCGGCAGTGTCAAGCCGGGCAATTGCGCCGAGATTATTGCGCTTGACAACGTCGACGGAGTATTGGTAGGAGGCGCGAGCTTGCAGGGACAAAGCTTCAGCGAGATCGTACTGGCTTGA
- the secG gene encoding preprotein translocase subunit SecG, with protein sequence METIVIVIHVLACIFLIGAVMLQSGHEGMGVIFGGGSSTMFGSTGAGGLLVKVTAGLATVFLITSLGYNILTGNKVSTQDSIMLQQNAPAAETTAPAEPAKPGVTFKDTGDDAKNQ encoded by the coding sequence GTGGAAACCATAGTCATAGTCATCCATGTTTTGGCTTGCATCTTTTTGATCGGCGCTGTAATGCTTCAGTCCGGTCACGAGGGGATGGGAGTCATCTTCGGCGGCGGCAGCAGCACGATGTTCGGCAGCACCGGCGCAGGCGGCCTCCTGGTTAAGGTAACCGCTGGACTTGCAACGGTTTTCCTGATCACTTCCCTCGGATACAACATCCTGACCGGGAACAAGGTATCCACTCAGGACTCCATCATGCTGCAGCAGAATGCGCCTGCGGCGGAGACCACGGCACCGGCCGAACCGGCCAAGCCCGGAGTGACCTTCAAGGATACCGGAGACGACGCCAAGAACCAATAG